The following are encoded in a window of Lactobacillus acidophilus genomic DNA:
- a CDS encoding polyprenyl synthetase family protein, with protein MTAFTYFKDEWTPVIDNYLAKHLASEIDDQKISQIMSYSVMAGGKRLRPLLFLATLNALGKKIEESEIRLACGIELIHTYSLIHDDLPAMDNDDYRRGKLTSHKKWGEAEAILAGDALLPLGVQWIAEGSNSSELVIMITKAIGANGMVGGQYLDIDSTNNASVADDEKFINKMEWLKTGCLIQASVEMAAVYAKASDIEQVKLVDFAKTFGRSYQIYDDLVDVVETSEEAGKATHKDEEEGKNNTLTLLGIEKSRKELKDLISQAKADLHGINNEVLLGFLDLYHKVL; from the coding sequence ATGACAGCTTTTACTTATTTTAAAGATGAATGGACACCTGTAATTGACAATTATCTAGCTAAGCATTTAGCTTCAGAAATTGATGATCAAAAAATTAGTCAAATAATGTCATATTCAGTTATGGCAGGAGGGAAACGTTTAAGACCTTTACTTTTTTTAGCTACTTTAAATGCATTAGGTAAAAAGATTGAAGAATCTGAAATTAGACTTGCTTGTGGTATTGAATTAATTCACACATATTCATTGATTCATGATGATTTGCCTGCAATGGATAATGATGATTATCGCCGTGGCAAGTTAACTAGCCATAAAAAATGGGGTGAAGCAGAGGCGATTTTGGCTGGGGATGCTTTATTACCACTTGGAGTTCAATGGATTGCAGAAGGCAGCAATTCTTCAGAGTTAGTTATTATGATCACTAAAGCTATTGGAGCTAACGGTATGGTTGGCGGTCAATATTTGGATATTGATTCAACTAATAATGCTAGTGTTGCTGATGATGAAAAGTTCATCAATAAGATGGAATGGTTAAAAACCGGCTGTTTAATTCAAGCAAGTGTAGAAATGGCCGCAGTTTATGCCAAAGCTAGTGATATTGAACAAGTTAAATTAGTTGATTTTGCTAAAACTTTTGGTCGTTCATATCAAATATATGATGATCTGGTTGATGTTGTTGAAACAAGCGAAGAAGCTGGTAAAGCAACACATAAAGATGAAGAAGAGGGCAAAAATAATACGCTGACTTTACTTGGAATAGAAAAAAGTCGCAAAGAACTTAAAGATTTGATTAGTCAGGCTAAAGCTGATTTACATGGAATCAATAATGAAGTATTGCTTGGTTTTTTAGATCTATATCATAAGGTGTTATAA
- the gmk gene encoding guanylate kinase gives MADKGLLLVLSGPSGVGKGTVKSAIVENKVFPFEHSVSMTTRKPRPGEVNGKDYYFVSEGRFKEAINNGELLEYNNYVGHYYGTPLGPVKEMLHEGKDVLLEIDVNGAQKVREKMPDGVFIFLTPPDLHTLHLRLEHRGTESEDVIRGRIKQARNEILEMEDYDYAVVNDTVANAVDHIKAIVDAEHVSVKRVIDDYRKMVEED, from the coding sequence ATGGCAGATAAAGGTTTATTACTCGTGCTTTCCGGTCCCTCAGGAGTCGGTAAAGGGACTGTCAAAAGCGCTATAGTCGAAAACAAAGTCTTTCCGTTTGAACATTCAGTTTCAATGACAACTCGTAAACCTCGTCCAGGTGAAGTTAATGGTAAAGACTATTACTTTGTTAGTGAAGGGCGTTTTAAAGAAGCTATTAATAATGGTGAATTATTAGAATATAATAATTATGTTGGCCATTATTACGGTACGCCCCTTGGTCCCGTAAAAGAAATGTTGCATGAGGGCAAGGACGTTTTACTTGAAATTGATGTTAATGGTGCACAAAAAGTTCGTGAGAAGATGCCGGATGGGGTATTTATCTTTTTAACCCCACCTGATCTTCACACATTGCATTTACGTCTTGAACATCGTGGTACTGAATCAGAAGATGTAATTCGGGGACGTATTAAGCAAGCCAGAAATGAAATTCTGGAAATGGAAGACTATGACTATGCAGTAGTAAATGATACGGTTGCTAATGCAGTAGACCATATTAAGGCAATTGTTGATGCAGAACATGTCAGTGTTAAGCGTGTAATTGATGACTATCGTAAAATGGTCGAGGAGGATTAA
- a CDS encoding ASCH domain-containing protein, with product MNSINKFWIDFCQKHHISPNALEGAYAYGANSQDADILSDLINRKIKTATTSVYDHNEDVPTVGMYSIVLNGKNEPVCVIQNKTVEIMPFKNVSAEHAYLEGEGDRSYEYWYKVHKKFFTWECKEAGKDFTEDTEVVCETFIKVD from the coding sequence ATGAATAGTATTAATAAATTTTGGATCGATTTTTGTCAAAAACATCACATTAGTCCTAATGCTTTAGAAGGCGCTTATGCATATGGCGCTAATAGTCAAGATGCTGATATATTAAGTGATTTAATTAATCGAAAAATTAAAACAGCTACTACTAGTGTATATGATCATAATGAAGATGTGCCTACAGTAGGGATGTATTCAATAGTTTTAAATGGCAAAAATGAACCGGTTTGTGTAATTCAAAATAAAACCGTTGAAATAATGCCCTTTAAAAATGTAAGTGCTGAACACGCCTATTTAGAAGGTGAAGGAGATCGCAGTTACGAATATTGGTATAAAGTACATAAAAAATTCTTTACTTGGGAATGCAAAGAAGCAGGAAAAGATTTTACTGAAGATACTGAAGTTGTTTGCGAAACCTTTATAAAAGTTGATTAA
- the xseA gene encoding exodeoxyribonuclease VII large subunit, which yields MAENKYLTVTDLNYYITQKFKNDPYLHKVFLQGELSNFRYRRNSHQYFSLKDEKSKINVVMFRSYFDKVKFKPEEGMKVYVTGYVSVYGPQGSYQFYAENMEPAGLGALYEQLKQLQVKLAKEGLFNPEHKKKIPRFPDRIAVVTSASGAVIHDIMVTANRRFPHAEIDLFPAQVQGDTAAESLVRAMRQIAAEGDKYDVMIIGRGGGSLEDLWPFNEEEVVRQVYNMQMPVISSVGHETDTTLCDLVADARAATPTAAAEYATPNLMDELAGIHQLQSRLFSSMQTIIRQKRDRLNRIQNSIIMREPTRLYDQQIETVDRLKQRLQNSMQNKLDHSKQDYRLLNQRLFAVNPDKQINQMKQQRLFLAKRLSDNMQHYLKDKRNIFAQIVQQLDDYSPLKTLERGFVYTTDRDGKTISSVKQVNKNDSLNLHFKDGQVAAKVVEVKEEKNANEEK from the coding sequence ATGGCCGAGAATAAATATTTAACGGTTACAGATTTAAATTATTATATTACGCAAAAATTTAAAAATGATCCGTACTTGCACAAGGTATTTTTGCAAGGGGAATTATCTAATTTTCGTTATCGGCGTAATTCGCACCAGTATTTTTCATTAAAAGATGAAAAATCAAAAATTAATGTAGTAATGTTCCGTTCCTATTTTGATAAAGTTAAATTCAAACCTGAAGAGGGAATGAAGGTTTATGTTACTGGTTATGTAAGTGTATATGGTCCGCAAGGATCTTATCAGTTTTATGCAGAAAATATGGAGCCTGCAGGCTTAGGTGCTTTGTATGAACAATTAAAGCAACTTCAGGTCAAATTGGCTAAAGAAGGATTATTTAACCCAGAACATAAAAAGAAAATACCTCGTTTTCCAGATAGAATTGCTGTCGTTACAAGTGCATCTGGAGCCGTAATTCACGATATAATGGTAACTGCTAATCGGCGTTTCCCACATGCTGAAATTGATTTGTTTCCAGCTCAAGTTCAAGGTGATACTGCAGCAGAATCTTTAGTAAGAGCAATGCGGCAAATTGCTGCTGAAGGAGATAAATACGATGTAATGATTATCGGACGTGGGGGTGGATCTCTTGAGGATCTATGGCCATTTAACGAAGAAGAAGTAGTGCGGCAAGTTTATAATATGCAAATGCCAGTTATTTCTTCAGTAGGGCATGAAACAGATACTACATTATGTGATTTGGTGGCCGATGCGCGCGCTGCTACACCAACTGCTGCAGCAGAATATGCTACTCCTAATTTAATGGATGAATTAGCTGGGATTCACCAATTACAGAGTCGTCTATTTTCTAGTATGCAAACTATTATTCGTCAAAAGCGTGATCGACTTAATCGAATTCAAAATTCTATTATTATGCGAGAACCTACACGACTTTATGATCAGCAAATAGAAACAGTTGATCGTTTAAAGCAGCGTTTGCAAAATAGTATGCAAAATAAGTTAGATCATTCAAAGCAAGATTATCGCTTGTTAAACCAAAGATTATTTGCGGTAAATCCAGATAAGCAAATTAATCAAATGAAGCAACAAAGACTCTTTTTGGCCAAGCGCTTATCTGATAATATGCAACATTATTTAAAAGACAAAAGGAATATTTTCGCGCAGATTGTTCAACAACTGGATGATTATAGTCCACTAAAAACATTAGAGCGAGGATTTGTTTATACTACTGATCGTGATGGAAAGACAATTAGTTCCGTTAAACAAGTTAATAAAAATGATTCTTTAAATCTTCACTTTAAAGATGGTCAAGTTGCGGCAAAAGTTGTAGAAGTAAAGGAAGAAAAAAATGCCAACGAAGAAAAATAA
- the rpoZ gene encoding DNA-directed RNA polymerase subunit omega has translation MRITYPSIDKLLSRVDSRYSLSVLAAKRAHELEAGDPPTLEHFKCDKAVGKALEEIAAGKVTVDPAHAEVNLED, from the coding sequence ATGAGAATTACTTACCCATCTATTGATAAATTATTGTCACGTGTTGATTCACGTTATTCATTATCTGTTCTTGCTGCTAAAAGAGCACATGAACTTGAAGCAGGTGACCCACCAACATTAGAACACTTCAAATGTGATAAAGCAGTTGGCAAAGCTCTTGAGGAAATTGCCGCTGGTAAAGTTACAGTTGACCCAGCTCATGCCGAGGTTAATCTCGAAGATTAA
- the recN gene encoding DNA repair protein RecN, with translation MLVELDIQNFAIIKSLKVRFQERMTVIIGETGAGKSIIIDAVSLLMGGRGQKEMVRSGEKKAVITGLFELDNQKEEIARLCDQYGLPHDDDQLVISRELAVKGRNIVRINGQLTTINVLRELGNYLVDIHGQHDQQVLMNQDRQIDLVDNYAPAKFKEDLEEYQADFDKWQKLTNQLRHLRQDAQELAQKQDILQFQNNELEAADLEDPQEDEKLEEEYNELNNFQKIADTASYFMQLYDDDEHGIATLLGDAQNAATDLTEFGSKFKDFAKTVDDGVYALNDARSELSNLMDQMDFDEERFQYVTNRLDTLNSLKKKYGPTLKDVFTFYDKVKRELSQFETGGLDEEKLQGEVAELEEKMSRKARELHLTRERVAHSLEEQIKQELADLYMEKARFSINFEETKTFTEKGTDSIVFLIAPNPGEDLMPLVKIVSGGEQSRLILALKSIFSRVEPVGTMIFDEIDTGVSGRVSAAIGKKMHAIGHNKQVIAITHSPQVAAAGDQRYLVAKKVKDGATFTQIGPLSKEETITAIAQMMAGQNVTDAAKKNAADLIKSIKDE, from the coding sequence ATGTTAGTCGAACTAGATATCCAAAATTTTGCTATTATCAAAAGTTTGAAGGTTCGCTTTCAAGAAAGAATGACTGTAATTATCGGAGAAACGGGTGCAGGTAAATCGATTATTATTGATGCTGTTTCTCTTTTAATGGGTGGACGTGGTCAAAAAGAAATGGTTCGTTCAGGAGAAAAAAAGGCAGTAATTACAGGCTTATTTGAATTAGATAATCAAAAAGAAGAAATAGCACGACTTTGTGATCAATATGGTTTACCTCATGATGATGATCAATTGGTTATTAGCCGAGAGTTGGCAGTTAAAGGTAGAAATATAGTACGAATTAATGGACAACTTACTACAATTAATGTGTTGCGTGAACTTGGAAATTATTTAGTAGATATTCATGGTCAGCATGATCAGCAAGTTTTGATGAATCAAGATCGGCAAATCGATTTGGTAGATAATTATGCTCCAGCTAAGTTTAAAGAAGACTTAGAAGAATATCAGGCTGATTTTGATAAATGGCAAAAGTTGACTAATCAATTACGGCATTTGCGTCAAGATGCACAAGAACTTGCCCAAAAACAAGATATTTTACAGTTTCAAAATAACGAATTGGAAGCAGCTGATTTAGAGGACCCGCAAGAAGATGAAAAGCTAGAAGAAGAATATAATGAGCTGAATAATTTCCAGAAAATTGCAGATACAGCTAGTTATTTTATGCAGCTTTATGATGATGATGAACATGGAATTGCGACTTTGCTGGGTGATGCCCAAAATGCTGCAACAGATTTAACGGAATTTGGCTCAAAGTTTAAGGATTTTGCTAAAACTGTTGATGACGGTGTATATGCGTTAAATGATGCACGAAGTGAATTATCTAATTTAATGGATCAAATGGACTTTGATGAAGAAAGATTTCAATATGTTACCAATCGATTAGATACTTTGAATTCATTAAAGAAAAAGTACGGTCCAACTCTAAAAGATGTTTTTACATTTTACGATAAAGTAAAGAGGGAATTAAGTCAGTTTGAAACTGGTGGTCTTGATGAAGAAAAACTTCAAGGCGAAGTTGCAGAGTTAGAAGAAAAGATGTCTAGGAAAGCGCGTGAACTACATCTAACCCGTGAGCGGGTAGCACATTCTTTAGAGGAACAAATAAAGCAAGAATTAGCTGATTTGTATATGGAAAAGGCAAGATTTTCAATTAATTTTGAAGAAACTAAAACTTTTACTGAAAAAGGAACAGATTCAATTGTCTTTTTAATAGCTCCTAACCCTGGTGAAGATTTGATGCCATTGGTAAAGATAGTTTCTGGTGGTGAGCAATCAAGATTGATTCTTGCTCTTAAATCTATTTTTAGTCGAGTTGAACCAGTTGGTACTATGATTTTTGATGAAATTGACACTGGTGTATCAGGACGTGTTTCAGCTGCCATAGGAAAGAAAATGCATGCTATAGGACATAATAAACAGGTAATTGCAATTACTCATTCACCTCAAGTTGCAGCAGCTGGTGACCAACGCTATTTAGTAGCTAAAAAAGTTAAAGATGGTGCTACATTTACTCAGATTGGACCTTTGAGTAAAGAAGAAACCATAACAGCTATTGCTCAGATGATGGCTGGACAAAATGTAACTGATGCAGCCAAAAAGAATGCTGCGGATTTAATTAAAAGTATAAAAGATGAATAG
- a CDS encoding TlyA family rRNA (cytidine-2'-O)-methyltransferase yields MAKQRADVLLAEQGIFHSRSAAQRAIMAGLVSDHNHQRIDKSGTKFPEDEKFYVKDDGKKYVSRGGFKLEKALKVFNINLKDKICLDIGASTGGFTDVALQNGAKMVYALDVGYNQLAWQLRDDPRVVVMEKQNFRYSKPEDFDQGLPDFAMTDVSFISLDLIMPPMYAILKDQCDAVCLIKPQFEAGPENVGKHGIVHDHEVHKQVIEHTMQEALKIGFNVLGVDYSPIKGGKGNIEFLIHLQKDEANGSRNLWQGKPEEIVERAVNGL; encoded by the coding sequence ATGGCAAAACAAAGAGCAGACGTTTTATTAGCAGAGCAAGGAATTTTTCATTCTAGATCTGCTGCACAAAGAGCAATTATGGCAGGACTTGTTTCTGATCATAATCATCAAAGAATAGACAAAAGCGGGACCAAGTTTCCTGAAGATGAAAAGTTCTATGTGAAAGATGATGGCAAAAAATATGTTTCTCGAGGCGGCTTTAAATTAGAAAAAGCTTTGAAGGTATTTAACATTAATCTAAAAGATAAAATTTGTTTAGATATTGGTGCATCAACCGGTGGATTTACTGATGTAGCTTTGCAAAATGGTGCTAAGATGGTTTATGCCTTAGATGTTGGTTATAATCAATTGGCTTGGCAGCTTCGGGATGATCCGCGTGTAGTAGTAATGGAAAAACAGAATTTTCGTTATTCCAAGCCTGAAGATTTCGATCAAGGATTGCCAGATTTTGCAATGACAGATGTATCATTTATTTCACTTGATTTAATCATGCCACCAATGTATGCAATCTTAAAAGATCAATGTGATGCAGTTTGTTTGATTAAGCCCCAATTTGAAGCAGGTCCAGAAAATGTAGGTAAGCATGGAATTGTTCATGATCATGAAGTGCATAAGCAAGTAATTGAGCATACTATGCAAGAAGCTTTGAAAATCGGCTTTAATGTTTTAGGTGTCGATTATTCTCCAATTAAGGGCGGCAAAGGTAATATTGAGTTTTTGATTCATTTACAAAAAGATGAAGCAAATGGTAGCCGCAATTTGTGGCAAGGTAAACCAGAGGAGATTGTTGAACGTGCCGTAAACGGTCTTTAG
- a CDS encoding exodeoxyribonuclease VII small subunit: MPTKKNNFEEQLNELEKIVTNLENGNVPLEDALKEFQEGVKISRDLDKKLTNAEQTVAKLIDSDGTEHNLDPNNASAPEE; the protein is encoded by the coding sequence ATGCCAACGAAGAAAAATAATTTTGAAGAACAATTGAATGAGTTAGAAAAAATCGTGACTAATCTTGAAAATGGTAACGTTCCATTAGAAGATGCTTTAAAAGAATTTCAAGAAGGCGTAAAAATTAGTCGTGATCTAGATAAAAAATTAACCAATGCTGAACAAACAGTAGCTAAATTAATTGATAGTGACGGTACTGAACATAACTTAGATCCAAATAATGCATCGGCTCCAGAGGAATAA